The genomic stretch AGAAAAACAAGTGTATGAGCTAGTACATTGAAAATGAGAAAACAAGTGTATGAGCTAGTACATTTAGTTTTTACGCGAGGTCCTAGGTCAGGCTGGCGAGGCCCTATGGCCGGCGTGAGCTCCTTCCCCATGCACGACGTGCAAGCTCCATCCCAGCCCGTCCCTAGCACTGGTGGATGGAAGCGTAGCCCCGTCCCTAGCACTTGCGGGCGGGCGTGCGGCCTCGTACCTGGCTTCAGCGGGTGAAGGTGTGGCCCCGACCCCGGAGCGGGCGGGTGCAGGCACAACCCCATCCTCTTAGGTCGACGAGCCCTCTCGTGCACTCCCCTGACTACGCCCACAACATGTGAGCCTCCTCCCTTTCACTATGGTTGCCATCGAGTCCCCTCCTTTGTCTACGGTCGTGGCCGGCGAGCCCCTCCATTGACTACTTCGCGCGCCTAGCACCAACTAGTCAGCAAAGAAGAAGATGGAGTCTTGCAGTCCATAACGTGTAGGGTCCACTTGTGAGTGAGAGAAGCTTTTTCGAAAGCCACAACTATTTAACCAAACAAGATTTCAGCTTTTCAAGCGTTTTCATAGCAACTTTTGTAAAAAGTCATATACCCTAGTATTAATTTCTTCAATGATTGGGTCGCTAGGATTTATGAAATACTGACATCATTTTCTAGGTAATATTTTGTGACTGAAAATACTGTTCATTGATAGAAAAAATACAAAGCGAACAGAGCCTAAAAGCATGTGTAATAAGAAAAAAGAGAATTGTTGCAAGTGCACGCAACGCAACTAGTACATCTTTGTCTCTTTGCAGCCTACCGCTCCACCGTGCCTAGAGAATGGGTCCCACACGACAGCGAGAGGAACCGGGAACAGCCAAACGGCACAAGAGCCGGGAGCAGGGTTTTTGGCTGGGAGACCCCAACCGCACCAGGACCAGAGTGGAAGGTCAGCCTaacgccaccgccgccgtgcTCGCGCCGCACGCAACTCTCAACTCTCtgacgcctccgccgccgccgcctcctcctcctcctccgtcgACTCCGCCGAGAAAGACGCAAACcaaggagggaggagggagcgCGAAGATGGGCGCGGGGGACGGCGAGGTCGCTGCGAGCAAAGAGAAGGGCAGCGGCGCCGGAGGGGGCGGCGTCGAGCGGACGTCGCTGGACGGGGTGCGGGATAAGAACGTGATGCAGCTCAAGAAGCTTAATACGGCGCTCTTCCCTGTCCGCTACAACGAAAAATACTACCAGGACGCCATCGCCTCCAAGGATTTCTCCAAACTAGGTGCGCCATCCACTCCTCTATCCGACCCCCGTCTCCCTCCTCTGTTCTCTGCTCTATGCCACGATTGCACCCCTTGAGTCATTGGATCTACGATTGGCGTCCAAAAGGACGAGCTGTTGCGGCGAGATTGAGAAGACGCCGTTAGGATTCAGACGAATGTGATGTGTAAAAAGGGATGATTTGTTTGGTTAGGCCCGATCTTGTACGGTCATGGTAGCTGTGGTGCTTAGGCTGGGTAATGCCCCCAGGTTGTACGGACGCATTTTTTGGGGGGTAGATACTGATTATATTGATTCATCTATTGGTTCAGCTGATTATGTGTGAAATTGGTTGCTGCCCCTCTTGATGAGTGATGCCAACAGCTGAACTGTTATTTCCCTGCATTTGTCTGCAGCTTACTACAGCGATATTTGTGTTGGCGCGATAGCTTGTCGCCTGGAGAAGAAGGAAGGAGGAGCAATCCGAGTTTACATTATGACCTTGGGTGTACTGGCACCATATCGGGGTCTTGGTATTGGTGAGTTTTTCCCCTTCGGATTCACTTTTGCAGTTATTTGAGGAGATCGACCAACCTGTTTGCTATGATGTTTGTAATGCCTTGGAAGACAGATATGTGTGCATCATCATTGATTTCAATAGATATTTGGTGATTACATCTTGAGTCCGCACATCTATTCCTGATAATTGATATCGTCAAACTAATATCAATTGTATTGTTATTGTAGATGTACTGATTCTCATTTTATTTACAAATCACAACCTAACTTCAACTGTATAAACAATGCTCTAACACTATCTTCTTTCAACTCAACCTAAAAAGGTAGTATGTACTTACCAACTTCACTGACAGTGCTGATGTGTTGTAGGTCATCGTATAAGCTGTTTAGGTGGCACTATTAGCAAGCCTATGTGAAAAATTGAACTGCTATTTATTTGCTAGAGCTGATGCAATTTATGTTACTAGCATTGTCTTCTCAGCTTGCTTGCATTTAGCTACTAGGCTTTCATCTCCTAGTAGAGTTGGTGCGTATTGTTGCTGCTTTTCCCAAGTGTCAATGCTTAAGCAATAATCTGCAAGTGTCACTACAGAGAACTAGAGAAGTTAAAATTAGTGTGCTTATTCTTTAGGGAAAGTACACTGGTATTGTCTCGTAGGTGGTCTCATGTAGTGCCATGTAATTTTAAGACTACTTAATAGACAACATGTACAACAGTTGTCTTTTAAGTTATCTCGTAGTAACTCACAGATTCCTTAATTTATGCATGGAATAAAGTAAAGTTGTGAGTGGCATGACAACAACAAGTCATTAGATGGTATTATAGTTGTCTCATAGTCCTGAATTTTAGCTCATGAGGTGGTTGTTTTGCGAAACAACAACCTCCTATCTCCTCTCTTTCTTtcctccacatcagcaaaaaTCATACGCGACACTACATGAGACGAGACCGCTGATGTGTAGCAATTCACTTGCCCTTAGGGAGCTTGTTTTTTAGCACAACTGAAGCCTCATGCTAGATAATCAGGGTTATTACTTGTAGATTTTCCATATCAAGGTAAAGGTAACATACATTTTAACTTCACAGGGAAGGTTAAATAATCATTATGTAATAACTATATAGCATGATAATAACTTTTGTAGATTTTGCCAGTAATCGTGTACTTTCTTTTTAAGCTCTGAGTCTCTTTCAGTCTTTCCCTAACCATAGTCACTTTTACTCACTTGATTGTTCTAGAGTCCACTAAATACTAAGCTACATGCCTACACCACCATTGACCCTGCCATTTATTTTCTTGCTGTCGAGTTTCAATGTTTCATAGATTGCAGATAGACTTTTAGGAGCTATGATCAAATATAACACTACATATGGACCTAGTGTGGCAACTTTCTGCTGTTTACACTTGAGTTCATTGTAGAAGTGAAAAGTTCAACATGATGGTTTCTTGGAAATCCTTAATGTGCACAAGAAAACATTCagagatcttgaatctggtattCCTTTGCAACTTCTGTTGGCCACCTGTACTGTTACTGTTACTTGCTCCTGAAGATGGATGCAGTTGAAAAAGAATACGAGTATTGTGTTTTTTTGGGTTGACTTCCCATGGCTGAGCTacaacaaaaaagaaaacaccACTCTGAACTGTTCTGCTCTATGCTGAATTGCTGATAAAATTGTACTACATAATAAGATCTATGCCATCTTATATTTATATTTGGCCGATTTTTTGTTGACAGGGACAAAGCTGCTGAATCATGTGTTCGATCTCTCAGCAAAGCAAAGCATCTCTGAGATATACTTGCATGTTCAGACCAACAACGACGATGCAATCGCTTTCTACAAGAAGTTTGGGTTCGAAAT from Sorghum bicolor cultivar BTx623 chromosome 3, Sorghum_bicolor_NCBIv3, whole genome shotgun sequence encodes the following:
- the LOC8084808 gene encoding N-alpha-acetyltransferase 50, translating into MGAGDGEVAASKEKGSGAGGGGVERTSLDGVRDKNVMQLKKLNTALFPVRYNEKYYQDAIASKDFSKLAYYSDICVGAIACRLEKKEGGAIRVYIMTLGVLAPYRGLGIGTKLLNHVFDLSAKQSISEIYLHVQTNNDDAIAFYKKFGFEITQTIHNYYMNITPPDCYVLTKFIGQAATKK